The Puniceicoccaceae bacterium region CAGCCCTATGAGGGGGCGGGTGATGTACAATACCGCTACGTCCTCTATCCGCGTGGATCGGAGCGTCCTTTGAGTGTGCAGGCGGATGCCTATGTGGAGGTACCGGTTCGGCGGGCGATTGTGCTATCCACTACCTTTCTGGCCGCACTCGACATCCTCGACGCAGAGGACCAGCTGGTGGGTGTGGGGGCGCATCGCTATGTCAATACCCCCAGCGTTCTCGAACGCATAGCGGACGGGCACATCATTGAGGTAGGTTCCGAGACGATGAAGAATCTGGAGTTGATGGTATCTGCTGAACCCGAAGTGATTTTCACCAACATTGTAGGCAGCCCCGATTATGACATTCATCCCGGACTGGACGCGATGGGCATTGCGTCAGTGATCACTGCAGCCTATATGGAGCGCAACCTGCTGGCCCGTGCGGAGTGGATCAAGTTCCTCGCTGCATTTTTTGGAAATGAGTCGGCGGCAATCGCGCATTTTGATGCAGTCGAAGCACGTTATCTGACACTGCGGGAGCAGGTTGAATCGATTGCTGAACGCCCTTCCGTTTTGGCAAATGTACCTTGGGGAAATGTATGGTATATCCCATCGGGCACGAGTTTTCTCGCGAATCTCATCCGTGATGCGGGTGGGGAATACCTCTGGAGTGATCTTCATACCGAAGGGCCGGCTCCGATGGATTTTGAATCGGTCTATGCGCGTGCGATTGACGCAGAAGTGTGGATCAACTGTGGATACCTCAACACGCTCGACGCTATGCGGGCACAGGATGAGCGCTACCTTGACTTTCGAGCGGTGAAGGCAGGGCGCATTTTCAGCGAGACGGGACGTGTGGGCGAAGGGGGAGGAAACGACATCTGGGAACGGGGATTTGCCTGGCCGGACGAGATTTTGGCAGATGTCGTGCACATGTTGCACCCGGACCTGTTGCCAGAGCATGAACTGATCTATTATCGCTGGGTCCGCTGACCTTGAAGTCCCTTAAGGCATGATGTCCAGACAACACAGTCCGATGACAGGTGATAGTCGTGCTTTAGCCGGGAGAACTGCGAAGCTTCCGGTTTTTTTGACCGGGTGGATGCGCATCGGAATCAGCATGAGTGCGGCTCTGTTTGCGCTGGCTGTGATCTTTCTTGCCAGTCTCTCTTTTGGATCGGTGCGCATTCCGATTGCAGATGTGATTGCGGTGTTGACCGGAGGTGAGGCGAGCCGGGAAGTCTTTGAAAAAATCATATTGGGCATCCGGTTGCCGCGTGCGATTACTGGAGTGTTTGCGGGTGCTGCGCTCTCTCTCGCGGGCCTTCAGATGCAGACCATCTTTCGCAATCCACTGGCCGACCCCTTTGTGTTGGGAGTCAACTCGGGAGCAAGCCTGGGCGTTGCCTTGGTGATTCTCATGATCGGTCCCGGGAGTGCGGCCTTGCTTGCAGGCCTGGGAGGGTTTGGCAACGCTTCTGTGGTCGTGGCGGCTTCGCTGGGGGCAGGTTTGGTATTGGCGTTGATCATGGTGCTTTCACTACGGGTAGATCTCATGACGCTGTTGATCATGGGGTTGATGGTGGCCTATGCGACCTCCGCTGTCGTGAGCATTCTCATGTTTTTTGCAATGCCCGAACGACTGCAGGCCTTCTTCGCTTGGACATTTGGCAGTTTTGGAACCGTGACCTGGTCACAAATGACAGTGCTGGCTCCGGCAGTTGTGATCGGCACGCTGATGTCTCTGGTCGCAACCAAATCGCTCAATGCCTTTCTGCTCGGTGAAGCCTATGCGGTGAGCCTTGGCGTCCGTATCCTGCTCTGGAGAACCTGGGTGTTGATTGCAGCTTCGATTCTGACAGGTGCCGTCACCGGATTTTGTGGGCCGATTGGATTTATTGGTGTGGCAGTTCCACATTTATGTCGTTCCCTGCTGCAAAGCTCGGACCACCGGGTGCTCTTTCCTTTTGTGATTGTAATGGGAGCAACTATCGCCCTGTTCGCGGATTTCATCGCGCAGGTTCCTGGATCCAATGTCGTGTTGCCGCTCAATGCAATCACGGCTCTGATTGGAGCACCCATTGTCATCTGGCTCCTGCTCCGTAAACGCAACCTTCGCCAGGCTTTTGGCGAGCACGCTTCCTGATACTGATGGTGCGCAACGATAATGTTTTGCTTGAAATCCGGGATTTGGCGATTGGTTACCCCAAACAACGTCAGACACCTTTGTATGACGGACTGAACCTGAAGTTGGGAAAGGGAACATTGACCTGTCTGATGGGTCCAAATGGTTCCGGGAAAAGCACCTTGATCAAGACCTTGACGGGATTGATCCCGCCGATTCGTGGAAGCATTGCCTATCGCGGGGATGCGCACTTGTTAAAATATGCGCGCGAGCGGGCACGCACCTTTGCAGTCGTGCTCACCTCAAATCCGACCTTTGGAATGCTCCGTGTGCGCGAAGTGGTTGCGATCGGGCGTCATCCTCACACCAAATGGACGGGCAATTTTTCTCCTCGTGATCTCGAGCAAGTGCAATGGGCGCTCGAGGCCGTGCATGCCGAAACGCTTGCCGAACGCTGGGTCCATACACTCAGCGACGGAGAGCGACAGCGTGTGATGATTGCACGTGCACTTGCCCAGGAGACCCCGATCATTTTTCTGGATGAGCCGACTGCTTATTTGGATCTGCCACACAAAATTGAGCTGATGCACATCCTCTGCAAGTTGACACGACAGTGTGGACTGACGCTGTTGATGAGCACTCACGAACTCGAGATGGCTTTGCAACATGCGGATCAACTCTGGTTGCTCGGCAATGAAGGTGTCTGTGCATCGGGGGTGCCGGAGGATTTGCTGCTTTCCGGAAATCTGGAATCGGTATTTCAACGCGATTTCCTGAGCTTTGATCGTGCTCGCGGAGTGTTCCATTCACAGGCGGTCTTGCATTCTTTTGCGTGCCTTTCCGGGGATGAAATTGCGGTGCGCTGGACCCGAAACGCGCTTGAAAAACTCGGAATTGGTGTGTCGCAAGACTCAGGTGCGACTTTGAATATTGAAGTGAGTGGAACCGGTAGCAAGGCGGAAGACACATATCGCTGGACGTGCCAAAATCTCACCAACGGGGAACGCTATGTCGGCGAGAGCCTGCAGGGGTTGTTGACCTGGATTCGCTCGCACCGGAATGCAGAGTTTTTGAATGAGAAGGTATTGCCTGAAACGTGAAGCTGTGATAGGCATCGAATTGTTCGCAGCATGATTCGAAATACCAAACAACGGGATGTGCTTCGCAAGGTGATGCGGGAGGCGGATCGTCCACTTTCACCGGCTGAAATTCATCAATTGGCATTGATCCACTATCCAAAGATGGGCTTGCGAACGGTGTACCGTCACATCAAGGACATGATCGAAAATAGTCAACTGGCGGGCATTGACTATCCGGGCCAACCCGTTCGCTATGAACTTGTGGATGATCGCGGCAGTCGGCCGCATCTGATCTGTCGGGGTTGTGAGCGTGTCTTTGACCTTCCGATTGAGGAACCTGAAGTGGAATACCCGAAGCTGGATGATTTTGTCATTGAAGGTCACGAAGTCGTGTATTTTGGATTCTGCCGGGAGTGTAGTGATCATCAATCCTGAACCCAACCTGGTTTGTCCCTACGCTTCGGTATGGGTGGCGGGTAACGGAAGCTCCTGGCTCGTCCCAGATGATGGACCCATTTTCAGAATGAGAATTGAACTCTCGGAATGGGATTCTGTAGTGGGATTTGGAAAAATCCCGAATCGTCGGAGTAGCACGCAACAAGCGTGCACAGTCCCTGTTCTCCCGAACAGGGCTACAAGGGACGAATCTTGTCGGGCGTATTTTAACGCGAATAGCGACTTGTCGGGCGTAGCTTTAGCGTAGACCGAAGCGTTGTTCCATAAATGAATATTGCCTGACTTCCTACTCCTAAATTCTAGCTCCTGGCTCCTCCCAAAGGCACGCAGCGTTGCGAACAATCACTGCCCAATGGTGCTGATGTGAATCCCCAAAAACGGTATCCACTCCAAGGGGCAGTAGGTGGGTGGATGCGTTTGGCCTGCGCCAGACGCATCCAAAACAAGAATCCTTCAGGGCTTCACATCCTTCCATCCGGGTATGCACCACGGCGAAGGGCACCTGTCTGGGGAAGCCCAAGTAGTTCCCGAATGGGAGCTGGCAGAGTGTCCACGGCGGTGTTGCCTGGGAAGGTCGTAAGCAGCGAGATGTTGCGCAGTCGCAGGTTCTTGAGAATCGGACCCGGGTAGTTGCCCATCTCCGTGTGTACTGCAAAATCCGGAAAGTCTGCCTCCAATTCTTCCAGCGTTGTGTAAGTCCGGGTACAGGCTTCGGCTCCATCGACGGGTGCAATCGAGATCAGTCCGGCGTGGTTTCCGCCCTGTTCCCTTACCAGCACATTGGAGTGCATGGTTGCAATCTGGGAGTCGGTGAGTTCTCCGCAAAGACTTTTGCTCTGTCCGATGCGGATAAGGGGTTGATCGTAGCTGGGATCAGTGATCAACAAGTTGTTGGCGATCACATGACC contains the following coding sequences:
- a CDS encoding ABC transporter substrate-binding protein, which codes for MFAFLLIGITLQFAGVPSAAASELKYARNFQIQEQDGYRLITVSQPYEGAGDVQYRYVLYPRGSERPLSVQADAYVEVPVRRAIVLSTTFLAALDILDAEDQLVGVGAHRYVNTPSVLERIADGHIIEVGSETMKNLELMVSAEPEVIFTNIVGSPDYDIHPGLDAMGIASVITAAYMERNLLARAEWIKFLAAFFGNESAAIAHFDAVEARYLTLREQVESIAERPSVLANVPWGNVWYIPSGTSFLANLIRDAGGEYLWSDLHTEGPAPMDFESVYARAIDAEVWINCGYLNTLDAMRAQDERYLDFRAVKAGRIFSETGRVGEGGGNDIWERGFAWPDEILADVVHMLHPDLLPEHELIYYRWVR
- a CDS encoding iron ABC transporter permease, with the protein product MSAALFALAVIFLASLSFGSVRIPIADVIAVLTGGEASREVFEKIILGIRLPRAITGVFAGAALSLAGLQMQTIFRNPLADPFVLGVNSGASLGVALVILMIGPGSAALLAGLGGFGNASVVVAASLGAGLVLALIMVLSLRVDLMTLLIMGLMVAYATSAVVSILMFFAMPERLQAFFAWTFGSFGTVTWSQMTVLAPAVVIGTLMSLVATKSLNAFLLGEAYAVSLGVRILLWRTWVLIAASILTGAVTGFCGPIGFIGVAVPHLCRSLLQSSDHRVLFPFVIVMGATIALFADFIAQVPGSNVVLPLNAITALIGAPIVIWLLLRKRNLRQAFGEHAS
- a CDS encoding ABC transporter ATP-binding protein, which encodes MVRNDNVLLEIRDLAIGYPKQRQTPLYDGLNLKLGKGTLTCLMGPNGSGKSTLIKTLTGLIPPIRGSIAYRGDAHLLKYARERARTFAVVLTSNPTFGMLRVREVVAIGRHPHTKWTGNFSPRDLEQVQWALEAVHAETLAERWVHTLSDGERQRVMIARALAQETPIIFLDEPTAYLDLPHKIELMHILCKLTRQCGLTLLMSTHELEMALQHADQLWLLGNEGVCASGVPEDLLLSGNLESVFQRDFLSFDRARGVFHSQAVLHSFACLSGDEIAVRWTRNALEKLGIGVSQDSGATLNIEVSGTGSKAEDTYRWTCQNLTNGERYVGESLQGLLTWIRSHRNAEFLNEKVLPET
- a CDS encoding transcriptional repressor, whose product is MIRNTKQRDVLRKVMREADRPLSPAEIHQLALIHYPKMGLRTVYRHIKDMIENSQLAGIDYPGQPVRYELVDDRGSRPHLICRGCERVFDLPIEEPEVEYPKLDDFVIEGHEVVYFGFCRECSDHQS